Proteins from a genomic interval of Trifolium pratense cultivar HEN17-A07 linkage group LG6, ARS_RC_1.1, whole genome shotgun sequence:
- the LOC123889427 gene encoding DNA-directed RNA polymerase I subunit rpa43-like yields MEGLKVSEASLIVYIHPSKSNQVSKAVPRELSSLLFTYNDIFDGVVLAYDINSLDKCAKILPGVCPYFGVNLKVNMLLFSPKPDMLLEGKVEKITHDSIHVVVLGFSAAIIAEKDIRAEFVYRMKHEKGVYASKSHKRHVIKKETMIRFMVKSFDEETLQVYGSLVPDNTGSIHWLDKNLEVVSHPDRSTKKRENERQPLMLDNKDALDGEPSTVDTVQKLKKSKKQKVREES; encoded by the exons ATGGAAGGGTTAAAGGTTTCAGAAGCTAGCTTAATAGTTTACATTCATCCTTCTAAAAGCAACCAAGTTTCAAAAGCTGTTCCTCGTGAACTCAGTTCTTTGCTTTTCAC GTACAATGATATATTTGACGGTGTCGTTTTGGCTTATGATATTAACTCGTTAGACAAATGCGCGAAGATTCTTCCCGGTGTTTGTCCTTATTTCGGTGTTAATCTGAAGGTCAATATGTTACTTTTTTCTCCCAAGCCAGATATGCTTTTAG AAGGAAAGGTAGAGAAAATTACACATGACTCGATTCATGTTGTTGTGCTTGGATTTTCTGCTGCAATTATAGCTGAGAAAGATATCAGGGCAGAGTTCGTATATAGAATG AAACACGAGAAAGGAGTGTATGCAAGCAAATCTCACAAGCGACATGTGATAAAGAAAGAGACCATGATTCGATTTATGGTGAAGAG CTTTGATGAGGAAACACTTCAGGTTTATGGATCTCTGGTTCCTGACAACACAGGAAGCATACATTGGTTGGATAAGAACTTGGAAGTTGTTTCTCATCCTGATAG GAGcacaaaaaagagagaaaatgagagacaACCCTTAATGTTAGATAATAAAGATGCTTTAGATGGGGAACCGTCAACCGTTGACACTgtccaaaaactaaaaaagtcGAAGAAGCAAAAAGTCAGAGAAGAATCTTGA